AGGAATAGGAAAATCTCGCAGGAGATTTTCTCTGGGTTCCTCCGTGTCCCGCAACAacgaaagagagggagagacgaTAGGGTAATGATGGTGAAGGTGTTGTAGATACGGGGTTGGTAATGGGTGTGGGCTCACGGGAggatgagagggagagagatgagagtgagtgcagagagagagagagagatgaaggaGAGAGAGGTCTCGGGGTTGGGGGGgacaaaaagagagaaaagggaggtgAGTTAGAATGCTACCACGTGGCAGTTTGGGGTAAAATCACATATAATATGAATAATTGGGGGGTAATTGTAACATTCAACGCATCAATAACCATAGTATACTCGCAAAGACTTACAACTACCACTCTCTATCATTTTATTAAGAATCCCGAAAGTATCAGCCCCTTTATTCTGAAGGAGGGATTCGTTGATCAGTGTGGTGAAGGTCGCCACATCAGGTTCAAAACCAAGTTCGAAGAATTTCCCCTAGACAGACTCTTTATCTTACAACTAATTTGTTGGAAGAAATTTCATTGCCAACGTATATACCCTGATTTGctcattttttaattattttattaacgtcattcttttattttaattttatcacAATtaaaagggatgtgatatccacacatcccattttacttctcacacacccttttaattttcggccgtcaaatcggatgaattaaaaatcaacggatagaaattagcaagggatgtgtgagaagtaatttgggatgtgtggatagcacacccccaATTAAAATAGCTCTAATTATCTTGAACATTTCTGATCTAGAGATCACAACTCCAATTTTATCGTAAATAATTGCTCcaatttgtttttggaaacgattgcttcattttgttttcctttctttttcccgCGTCCAATGTTCCATTCAAGAGCCAAATCTATCAACCTTCTCCGCCATTGCGGCAGCAATCCCCTGCAATCCCATCACCAACCATATCAGACTTTCCACTCCAACAAACCCAAGACCACCATCCCTCGCCGCCGCCAAAGACTTCACAGAAGCACCGCAAAGCTCCGCAGGCCGATACCTTTCGTCTCCGATGTCAAAGAAACGCAAGACCCAGAAGAGGCCTTGTCTCTCTTCCACGAGTACCACCAAATGGGCTTCAAACACGACTACCCTTCTTACTCTGCTCTTCTCTACAAGCTCGCTCGCCGCCGGAATTTCGAAGCTGTCGACGCCGTTCTCGGCCTTGTCCGAGATCGAAACATTCACTGCAAAGATACCCTTTTCATTGCTCTGATTCAACATTACGGGAAAGCCGATTTGGTAGAGAAGGCCGTCGATCTTTTTCATCAAATGCCTTCTTTTAACTGTGTCCGTACGTTGCAGTGCTTCAATGAGCTCCTTAATGTGCTTGTTGATGGCGGTAGGTTTTCAGATGCGGATGAGATATTTGGGAGGTGTTCTACATTGGGTTTTCGTCCGAATTCGATTTCGTATAATATAATGATCAAGGGGTGGCTTCAGAAGGGCGACTGGGAAGAAGCATGgaaggtgtttgatgaaatgcttGAGAAAAAGGTGCAACCTAGTGTTGTGACGTATAATAGTCTTATAGGTTTTTTCGGTAGAAGGGGTGAGTTGGAGAAAGCTACTGGTTTGTTTGAGGACATGAGACAGAAAGGGAAATACC
This window of the Malus domestica chromosome 03, GDT2T_hap1 genome carries:
- the LOC103433327 gene encoding pentatricopeptide repeat-containing protein At1g07740, mitochondrial-like; this encodes MFHSRAKSINLLRHCGSNPLQSHHQPYQTFHSNKPKTTIPRRRQRLHRSTAKLRRPIPFVSDVKETQDPEEALSLFHEYHQMGFKHDYPSYSALLYKLARRRNFEAVDAVLGLVRDRNIHCKDTLFIALIQHYGKADLVEKAVDLFHQMPSFNCVRTLQCFNELLNVLVDGGRFSDADEIFGRCSTLGFRPNSISYNIMIKGWLQKGDWEEAWKVFDEMLEKKVQPSVVTYNSLIGFFGRRGELEKATGLFEDMRQKGKYPNAVTYALLMEGLCLAGKHDEAKKIMFDMEYRGCKPRLVNYGVLMSDLGKRGKIEEAKSFLQEMKKRRFKPNVVIYNILINFLCKEGRAAEAYKVLVEMQVGGCEPNAATFRMMVDGFCQIEDFEGGFKVLTAMLASRHCPRLETFECLVTGLLKCGKINDACFVLEEMEKRNMQFHLEAWEALVVDACGEDIVACDVVTELGSAH